One region of Polynucleobacter sp. SHI8 genomic DNA includes:
- a CDS encoding cytochrome c oxidase subunit 3: MSSTTTQAPYYYVPEPSRHPVRASIGLLAFGLGMSQWVNGHDWAAYLTLAGTLWTLFVLYQWFGDAIRESESGLNSVNVDISYRWSMSWFIFSEIMFFGAFFSALFYARSIAMPWLGDIDNQLIWPNFAATWPNAGPGGLVDKFQTMGPWPIPTINTAILLTSGLTVTWAHHALRENHRKQAITGLALTVALGFVFVCFQVYEYVHAYSELNLKLTSGIYGSTFFMLTGFHGFHVTLGAIMLAVVLRRLIKGHFTAENHFGFEGAAWYWHFVDVVWLGLYLVVYWM; this comes from the coding sequence ATGTCCTCAACGACAACTCAAGCACCTTATTACTATGTGCCTGAGCCATCTAGACACCCGGTACGTGCAAGTATTGGTTTATTGGCTTTTGGTCTTGGTATGTCTCAATGGGTAAATGGTCATGATTGGGCCGCATATTTAACTTTAGCTGGTACCCTATGGACATTGTTTGTTCTCTATCAGTGGTTTGGAGATGCAATCCGTGAGTCAGAAAGTGGACTTAACAGTGTCAACGTAGATATTTCCTATCGCTGGTCAATGAGCTGGTTTATCTTCTCTGAAATTATGTTTTTCGGAGCATTTTTCTCGGCATTGTTCTACGCTAGAAGTATTGCGATGCCTTGGCTAGGTGACATCGACAATCAGTTAATTTGGCCTAATTTTGCTGCAACTTGGCCAAATGCAGGACCAGGGGGCCTTGTTGATAAGTTTCAAACGATGGGACCTTGGCCAATTCCAACCATTAATACAGCGATTCTTTTAACCTCAGGATTAACTGTTACTTGGGCACACCATGCATTGCGCGAAAATCATCGTAAACAAGCAATTACCGGATTAGCACTCACAGTTGCCTTGGGATTTGTTTTTGTATGTTTCCAAGTATATGAATATGTTCATGCATATTCAGAATTAAATTTAAAGTTGACCTCTGGTATTTATGGCTCAACATTTTTCATGTTGACAGGCTTTCATGGATTTCACGTGACTTTGGGTGCCATTATGTTGGCCGTGGTTCTGCGTCGTTTAATTAAGGGTCACTTTACCGCTGAAAATCACTTTGGATTTGAAGGTGCTGCTTGGTATTGGCACTTTGTTGACGTTGTGTGGTTAGGGCTCTATTTAGTAGTTTATTGGATGTAA
- a CDS encoding DUF2970 domain-containing protein: MANENEVIRFFKSMKAVFWGFLGVRKGSGQDEDMASLTFVHVIIAGVVGVVIFMTILLLIVKAVLAK; the protein is encoded by the coding sequence ATGGCAAATGAAAATGAAGTGATACGTTTTTTCAAATCCATGAAAGCTGTTTTTTGGGGGTTTTTAGGAGTAAGAAAAGGCAGTGGACAAGATGAGGATATGGCCTCTTTGACATTTGTTCATGTAATAATTGCAGGTGTGGTTGGTGTGGTTATTTTTATGACCATCCTTCTTTTAATAGTTAAAGCAGTTTTAGCAAAATAA
- a CDS encoding AAA family ATPase, giving the protein MLDKLINWKSQPQRKPLLIYGARQTGKTYLLKQLLGQEFTHTLHLDFLERPDLAQAFAGSLEPNDILSNIELLTGQVFNPTTDFLILDEIGECERAISSLKYFAEKTPDYYIAASGSNIGLLNSFPVGKVEQYNLRPLTFYEFLLASNEPALIKAFETQVNSATAHSILFDKLTDYYFTGGLPEAVAAWFANPDASILERISNVTQIHTNLVEGYRRDFGKYSNKGNAQLIEAVFNQIPAQLSAVVDASVNRFKFKGVYQNKSRYGEFETAINWLYRCRLALKNHPIEGMPRTPLAAYQEENKVKLFLFDVGLLNNMLGVGYREIKQQALEYKGYIAENFVQQELAAIGIEPSFSWSDARAEIEFIVTNDQGQIIPIEVKSGKRTRAKSLQSYIEKCQPHKTIKLTGTQGSTEIMQTHIVMPLYYAQYLPTRWQ; this is encoded by the coding sequence TTGCTTGATAAGCTCATTAATTGGAAATCGCAGCCGCAACGTAAGCCATTGTTAATTTATGGGGCGCGTCAGACCGGAAAAACGTATCTACTGAAACAATTATTAGGGCAGGAATTTACTCACACGCTCCATCTCGATTTTCTGGAACGCCCTGATCTTGCCCAAGCATTTGCGGGATCACTAGAACCAAACGATATTCTGTCAAATATTGAATTACTTACAGGACAAGTTTTTAATCCCACTACCGATTTTTTAATACTCGACGAAATTGGTGAGTGCGAGCGTGCAATATCATCTTTAAAATATTTTGCAGAAAAAACTCCAGACTATTACATCGCTGCCAGTGGTTCTAATATAGGACTACTCAATTCTTTTCCCGTTGGCAAAGTCGAGCAATACAATTTGCGACCTCTGACATTTTATGAATTCCTACTCGCTTCAAATGAGCCTGCACTGATCAAAGCTTTCGAAACTCAAGTTAATAGCGCCACGGCGCACAGCATATTATTTGACAAACTAACCGATTACTATTTCACTGGCGGACTGCCTGAAGCAGTCGCAGCATGGTTTGCGAATCCAGACGCAAGCATACTCGAACGAATATCAAACGTTACACAGATTCATACAAACTTAGTTGAAGGGTACCGTCGCGATTTTGGAAAGTATTCTAACAAAGGCAACGCTCAATTAATTGAAGCCGTCTTCAATCAAATCCCTGCTCAGTTGTCTGCAGTCGTCGATGCGTCAGTCAACCGTTTCAAATTCAAAGGTGTCTATCAAAATAAATCACGCTATGGTGAATTTGAAACAGCGATCAATTGGTTATACAGATGTCGCCTCGCATTGAAGAACCACCCGATAGAAGGAATGCCTAGGACACCACTAGCTGCTTACCAAGAAGAAAACAAGGTTAAGCTCTTCCTGTTTGATGTCGGTCTACTCAACAATATGCTCGGTGTCGGCTATCGCGAAATCAAACAGCAAGCATTGGAATACAAAGGCTATATCGCTGAAAATTTCGTCCAACAAGAATTGGCCGCAATCGGCATAGAGCCTAGCTTTTCATGGAGTGATGCACGCGCAGAAATTGAATTCATTGTTACCAATGATCAAGGCCAAATTATTCCGATCGAAGTCAAAAGCGGTAAACGCACACGAGCAAAGTCGTTGCAATCATATATTGAAAAATGCCAACCACACAAAACAATTAAACTTACTGGAACGCAGGGGTCAACAGAGATTATGCAAACTCATATCGTGATGCCGCTTTACTATGCACAATATTTGCCAACTCGCTGGCAATGA
- a CDS encoding SCO family protein: MFKLKVFKLLLALFGALTLLVSCSQHEKFTNVDISGSTSFSPVFELQDHHGQVRHLEDFKGKVLVVFFGYTQCPDVCPSTMFEMKKVMELLGKDADQVQVAFITLDPDRDTLELLEKYVPSFDARFLGLRPQSPEALEKVVKGYKIFYQKVSGKDPKYYTIDHTAGSYVIDKKGQLRLFVKHNQGEKNLADDLKKLVRAN, encoded by the coding sequence ATGTTTAAGCTAAAAGTATTCAAATTATTGTTGGCCCTGTTTGGTGCATTGACACTGCTGGTGTCTTGTTCACAACATGAAAAATTTACCAATGTAGATATTTCAGGTTCTACATCGTTTTCACCAGTATTTGAATTACAGGATCATCATGGACAAGTAAGACATCTTGAAGACTTTAAGGGAAAGGTTTTGGTGGTTTTTTTTGGATATACACAATGTCCAGATGTTTGTCCTTCAACAATGTTTGAGATGAAAAAAGTCATGGAGCTTCTGGGAAAGGATGCAGATCAAGTTCAAGTGGCATTTATAACGCTTGACCCAGATAGAGACACTTTAGAGTTATTAGAAAAGTACGTTCCAAGCTTTGATGCTCGATTTTTAGGTCTTCGTCCACAAAGTCCTGAAGCCTTAGAAAAAGTAGTTAAAGGATATAAAATCTTTTATCAAAAGGTATCAGGTAAAGATCCGAAGTACTACACCATTGACCACACTGCGGGTAGTTATGTTATAGATAAAAAGGGTCAATTACGGCTTTTTGTAAAACATAACCAAGGCGAAAAAAACCTAGCTGATGATTTAAAAAAGCTCGTAAGGGCGAATTAA
- a CDS encoding cytochrome c oxidase assembly protein — MLIRLLSVALFMFGFGYALVPAYKAICEITGINVVTNKNEYGIRAFGAQKPAKDSSQVDLTRTITIEFDSNTKGPLRFRPVKNYMEVHPGELNQITYEVVNEQNKIIVAQAIPSYAPKVATNHFTKIECFCFSQQTLQPKESRQMPVMFVVDKNLPKDVKTITLSYTFFEIQGATPVVRGEVKPSKI; from the coding sequence ATGCTCATAAGGCTACTTTCAGTAGCCTTATTTATGTTTGGTTTTGGATATGCTTTAGTTCCAGCTTATAAGGCAATTTGTGAGATTACCGGCATTAATGTCGTAACTAATAAAAATGAATATGGCATTCGTGCCTTTGGGGCTCAAAAACCTGCAAAAGATAGTTCTCAAGTCGATTTAACAAGGACTATCACGATTGAATTTGATTCTAATACCAAAGGACCTCTTCGCTTTAGGCCGGTTAAAAATTATATGGAAGTACATCCTGGTGAGTTGAATCAAATTACCTATGAGGTGGTCAACGAACAGAATAAAATTATTGTTGCGCAGGCAATACCCAGCTACGCTCCTAAGGTTGCAACAAACCATTTCACTAAGATAGAGTGCTTTTGTTTTTCACAACAAACCTTACAGCCTAAAGAGTCCCGGCAAATGCCTGTTATGTTTGTAGTGGACAAGAACTTACCCAAAGACGTCAAGACAATTACTTTGTCCTATACATTTTTTGAAATACAAGGAGCAACACCAGTTGTCAGAGGTGAAGTGAAGCCGTCTAAAATATAA
- the ftsY gene encoding signal recognition particle-docking protein FtsY: MFGLRKTLSSLFNRSKVDEELFESLEESLLLADVGIHATQELMNKLRSTSKKEKISDPIELKKQLEILIAELLYPLEFNINPLNQHTPTHTPEIWLIVGVNGAGKTTTIGKLCHALQNQNKKVLLAAGDTFRAAAKEQLGEWGKRNEVEVITQSSGDAATVAHDAIGAALARQADILIIDTAGRLATQSNLMEELKKVKRVIQKLIPSAPHQTLLVLDGNTGQNGLTQVKAFHEALQLSSLIITKVDGTAKGGVLCAIAHSLRSTPNFPQIMALGVGEKMEQIQAFSALLFAQELLNND, encoded by the coding sequence ATGTTTGGTTTACGCAAAACTTTATCATCCCTATTTAACCGCTCTAAGGTTGATGAAGAATTATTTGAATCTCTCGAAGAGTCATTGTTATTAGCTGATGTGGGCATTCATGCCACACAAGAACTAATGAACAAATTACGCTCCACTTCTAAAAAAGAAAAAATATCGGATCCTATTGAACTCAAAAAACAATTAGAAATTCTTATTGCAGAACTTCTCTATCCCTTAGAGTTTAATATTAATCCTTTAAATCAGCATACCCCTACTCACACCCCTGAAATCTGGCTCATTGTAGGTGTTAATGGCGCAGGTAAAACCACAACTATAGGCAAATTGTGCCACGCACTCCAAAATCAAAATAAAAAGGTCTTATTGGCGGCTGGAGATACGTTTCGAGCTGCCGCAAAGGAACAGTTAGGAGAATGGGGTAAGCGCAATGAGGTTGAAGTCATTACTCAATCTAGTGGAGATGCTGCCACAGTTGCTCATGATGCGATTGGTGCTGCACTTGCAAGACAAGCCGACATATTGATTATTGATACTGCAGGTCGACTTGCAACTCAATCGAATTTGATGGAAGAACTCAAAAAGGTCAAAAGGGTTATCCAAAAATTAATCCCTAGTGCTCCACACCAAACTCTTTTGGTATTAGATGGCAATACTGGCCAAAATGGCTTAACGCAGGTTAAAGCATTTCATGAAGCTTTACAACTATCTAGTTTGATTATCACAAAGGTTGATGGTACAGCTAAAGGGGGGGTTCTATGTGCAATCGCTCACTCTTTGCGTTCTACCCCAAATTTCCCTCAAATTATGGCTCTTGGAGTAGGAGAAAAAATGGAACAAATTCAGGCATTTTCAGCGCTTTTATTTGCACAAGAGTTGTTAAACAACGATTAA
- a CDS encoding twin transmembrane helix small protein, with protein MKIIIPIIFLCILASLGSALFFMMRDKGSSSNMVRSLFIRISLSLLLFATVWIAHSLGWIQSTGIKVGQ; from the coding sequence ATGAAAATTATTATCCCGATTATCTTTTTATGTATTTTAGCTAGCCTTGGATCAGCGCTGTTTTTTATGATGCGCGATAAAGGATCTAGCTCTAATATGGTGAGATCACTCTTTATCCGTATTAGCTTATCTTTACTTTTATTTGCAACTGTTTGGATCGCACACTCTCTTGGTTGGATCCAAAGCACAGGAATTAAAGTCGGGCAATAA
- the rpoH gene encoding RNA polymerase sigma factor RpoH gives MPTLPQGGVGNLDAYISAVNQMPMLTAAEEIQLAKDLSEKNDLEAARRLVLSHLRVVVSVSRQYLGYGLPHADLIQEGNIGLMKAVKKFDLSQGTRLVSYAIYWIKAEIHEFILKNWRLVRVATTKPQRKLFFNLRSNKPHLNAMSDDEINALAKALDVKADDVRHMEIRLGGHDVQLEPDHDEDSPKEIGAWMSDSSLEPTEVLSRKEALELETSGLDSALHVLDERSERIINARWLSASSGKAPLTLHELAAEFNISAERVRQIETAALKKMREHLNQVKN, from the coding sequence ATGCCTACCCTTCCACAGGGCGGGGTTGGGAATTTGGATGCTTACATTTCTGCAGTTAACCAAATGCCAATGTTAACTGCAGCGGAAGAGATTCAGCTAGCAAAAGATCTTTCTGAAAAAAATGACTTAGAGGCCGCTCGTAGACTTGTTCTGAGCCATCTTCGTGTAGTGGTTTCTGTTTCTCGTCAGTATTTAGGCTATGGATTACCGCACGCTGATCTGATTCAGGAGGGTAATATTGGTTTGATGAAGGCGGTGAAAAAGTTTGACTTGTCTCAAGGCACACGCTTAGTGTCTTATGCTATCTATTGGATTAAAGCTGAGATTCATGAGTTCATTCTTAAAAACTGGCGCCTAGTAAGAGTTGCAACGACTAAACCTCAACGTAAACTTTTTTTCAATTTAAGAAGTAATAAACCTCATTTAAATGCAATGTCAGATGACGAGATTAATGCATTGGCTAAAGCTTTAGATGTCAAAGCGGATGATGTTCGCCATATGGAAATTCGTTTAGGTGGGCATGATGTGCAACTAGAACCCGATCATGACGAGGACTCACCAAAAGAAATTGGTGCTTGGATGTCAGATTCTAGCCTTGAACCAACCGAGGTGCTTTCTCGGAAGGAAGCGCTAGAATTGGAAACCTCAGGACTTGACTCAGCATTGCATGTTTTAGATGAAAGAAGCGAGCGGATTATCAATGCCAGATGGCTGTCTGCCTCTTCAGGTAAAGCTCCTTTAACGCTTCATGAATTAGCTGCAGAGTTTAATATTTCAGCTGAGCGTGTTCGTCAAATTGAAACTGCCGCTCTCAAAAAAATGCGTGAACACCTGAACCAGGTAAAGAATTAA
- the cyoE gene encoding heme o synthase: protein MTKHTLPKTKWRQLYALTKPRVTQLAVFCAIIGMFLATPGMVPWPILIGGSFGILLLASAAFAVNCLIEQKVDAKMKRTAWRASATGEATTSEILILSAVLGVIGSIMLWVFANPLTMWLTILTFVGYAIIYTWFLKPATSQNIVIGGLSGAMPPALGWAAVANDVPPEAWLLVLIIFVWTPPHFWALALYRREDYQNSELPMLPNTHGEQYTLLHIVLYTLIMFAASILPYVYGMSGLLYLLSAIILGGIFLAYSVKLYFHYSDALAKKTFKYSIWYLSLLFVALLIDHYV, encoded by the coding sequence ATGACTAAACATACTTTACCGAAAACAAAATGGCGCCAATTGTATGCCTTGACTAAACCTCGAGTAACTCAATTGGCTGTTTTTTGTGCAATTATTGGAATGTTTTTGGCTACTCCCGGAATGGTTCCTTGGCCAATACTGATTGGTGGTTCTTTTGGAATTTTGTTATTGGCGAGTGCTGCATTTGCAGTTAACTGCTTAATTGAGCAAAAAGTGGATGCCAAAATGAAAAGAACTGCTTGGCGCGCATCCGCAACAGGAGAGGCAACCACATCTGAAATCCTAATTCTATCTGCAGTTTTAGGTGTGATTGGATCAATCATGTTGTGGGTTTTTGCTAATCCTTTAACGATGTGGTTAACCATCTTGACCTTTGTTGGATACGCCATTATTTATACGTGGTTTTTAAAGCCAGCAACTTCGCAAAATATCGTGATTGGTGGTTTATCTGGAGCAATGCCTCCTGCCCTTGGATGGGCAGCTGTAGCGAATGATGTGCCTCCCGAGGCATGGTTATTAGTGTTAATTATTTTTGTTTGGACACCGCCTCATTTTTGGGCTCTTGCCCTATATCGTCGTGAGGATTACCAAAACTCCGAATTGCCTATGTTGCCCAATACCCATGGCGAACAATATACGTTATTACACATTGTTTTATATACTTTAATTATGTTTGCTGCTTCGATTTTGCCTTATGTTTATGGCATGAGTGGTTTACTTTATTTACTCAGTGCAATTATTCTTGGCGGAATATTTTTAGCTTACTCTGTAAAGCTTTATTTTCATTATTCAGATGCATTAGCCAAAAAAACATTCAAATACTCTATTTGGTATTTGTCATTATTATTTGTGGCCTTATTGATTGATCATTATGTTTAA
- a CDS encoding response regulator, which yields MFASSSLIKLEEKGKSDAYWFWALVFLASAYSFFAIASSTFIVLITLANACFVASHLYFAFYTSSLLNPAIRKWRYLPLLGILFFGIVFEILRQNGTFVQRVSLVVVMSILCMIWTSLSLILFGVKKSNQLKLLLISTFAEIIFASARLILLFVDPPELHINLYQEPFLSTLFRLCWFSFQSLSYINIIGYFIEKSSLERANVEIVNKAKGQFLANISHEIRTPLHGLIGLVSMVLKSSLSEEVRKSLDKVLYSSKALLVILNDILDFSKIEAGVIEIRNEPFKMKSLLDDTHDLFSIPAAEKGIELRFDIDPATPEVMVGDFYKLRQVLFNLVGNSIKFTHQGYVEVKVRIDQIEAETVRLTMTIKDTGFGISEKDLKAIFEPFNQLDNTNSRQYDGVGLGLPITQSILLKMGTELVMKSQPGVGTESTFAIRLGINHDAPNQHFTLQSTNPVTEVSVPYKSLAGLHVLVAEDNPINIEVVRHYLNFLKIKYHIVMDGQQCLEALKNNRYDGVLMDIQMPNLDGIQATYRIRLIKELKDIPIIGLSAGVAKSDREKGLQSGMNDFLVKPFDVEELAKTLMKYLCVYQSPTNSNPNPQKPIN from the coding sequence GTGTTTGCTTCTTCATCTTTAATTAAATTAGAAGAGAAAGGTAAGTCTGATGCCTATTGGTTTTGGGCGTTGGTGTTTTTAGCATCTGCATATTCTTTTTTTGCGATTGCATCTTCTACTTTTATAGTCCTCATTACTTTAGCTAATGCCTGTTTCGTTGCCAGTCACCTGTATTTTGCCTTTTATACAAGCTCATTACTTAACCCTGCAATTCGGAAATGGAGGTATTTACCTTTGCTCGGAATTTTGTTTTTTGGAATCGTGTTTGAGATACTGCGGCAAAATGGAACCTTTGTACAGCGCGTCAGTTTAGTTGTGGTTATGTCTATCCTTTGCATGATTTGGACATCTTTATCACTCATCTTATTTGGGGTGAAAAAGTCTAATCAACTGAAATTATTATTAATAAGTACCTTTGCAGAAATCATATTCGCTTCAGCTAGGTTAATTTTATTGTTTGTTGATCCTCCCGAACTCCACATCAACTTATACCAAGAACCATTTTTAAGTACTTTATTCAGATTGTGTTGGTTTTCTTTCCAATCTCTTTCGTATATCAACATCATTGGGTACTTTATTGAAAAGTCTAGTTTGGAAAGAGCTAATGTGGAAATAGTTAATAAGGCTAAGGGGCAATTTTTAGCAAATATATCGCATGAGATTCGGACACCCTTACATGGATTAATTGGATTGGTATCGATGGTATTAAAGTCTTCATTATCAGAAGAAGTCAGGAAGTCATTAGATAAAGTTCTGTATTCATCGAAAGCCTTATTAGTGATCTTAAATGACATTTTAGATTTTTCTAAAATTGAAGCTGGGGTAATTGAGATCAGAAATGAGCCATTCAAAATGAAGAGTTTATTAGACGATACGCATGATTTATTTTCAATACCGGCTGCCGAAAAAGGTATCGAATTAAGATTCGATATTGATCCAGCAACTCCCGAAGTAATGGTCGGTGATTTTTACAAATTGCGCCAGGTATTATTTAATTTGGTCGGGAACTCGATTAAATTTACTCATCAAGGTTATGTGGAAGTAAAAGTTCGGATAGATCAGATAGAAGCAGAGACAGTGCGATTGACAATGACGATCAAAGATACAGGTTTCGGTATCTCTGAGAAAGATCTCAAGGCCATTTTTGAGCCCTTTAATCAGTTAGATAACACAAATAGTCGTCAATATGATGGCGTTGGTTTAGGCTTGCCGATTACTCAGAGTATTTTATTAAAGATGGGGACTGAGCTCGTGATGAAAAGTCAACCGGGCGTTGGGACGGAGTCTACTTTTGCAATACGTTTAGGAATTAATCATGACGCCCCTAATCAACACTTCACCTTGCAGAGTACTAACCCAGTAACAGAAGTAAGTGTGCCGTATAAATCGTTAGCGGGTCTACATGTGTTGGTAGCAGAAGATAATCCGATTAATATTGAGGTGGTGCGTCATTATTTAAACTTTTTAAAGATTAAGTACCATATTGTGATGGACGGACAGCAATGCTTAGAAGCATTGAAGAACAACCGATATGATGGTGTGTTGATGGATATCCAAATGCCGAATTTAGATGGTATACAGGCAACGTATCGGATACGCTTGATCAAGGAGTTGAAAGATATACCGATTATTGGGTTAAGCGCTGGAGTTGCTAAGAGTGATCGAGAGAAGGGACTTCAAAGCGGCATGAATGATTTTCTAGTCAAGCCTTTTGATGTAGAAGAACTCGCCAAAACACTTATGAAGTATCTCTGCGTATACCAAAGTCCAACAAACTCAAACCCCAATCCCCAAAAGCCAATTAACTAA
- a CDS encoding SURF1 family protein, whose protein sequence is MIVSRVIQDIKNRRIAFIAMLFLVFLGVELGFWQLRRAEVKIQKAQQIHELAQQAPLNANERYWTLDQALYHRMQATGYWMSERGIWLQNRPHPLGKDPKTGIATGFNLIMPLQLTSSPEMVLWVNRGWMPRSFEKINQVSQVKTKTEIVTIEGIVFPDSGKTYQLAPEVENKASDDLKIQENLVIEQTSFLGKQVLPFVLREQNSQNDGLDKSPPAFQSGVNTHYGYAFQWFGLALMTFLYWGFTAFRKRS, encoded by the coding sequence ATGATTGTATCTAGAGTTATTCAGGATATCAAAAATCGACGCATCGCATTTATTGCCATGTTATTTTTAGTGTTTCTAGGTGTGGAGTTAGGCTTTTGGCAATTACGCAGAGCAGAAGTAAAAATTCAAAAAGCACAACAAATACATGAACTGGCACAACAAGCACCTCTTAACGCTAACGAACGTTATTGGACATTGGATCAAGCTTTATACCATCGCATGCAAGCTACGGGGTATTGGATGTCTGAACGAGGTATTTGGCTTCAAAATAGACCGCACCCCTTAGGTAAAGACCCAAAAACTGGTATTGCAACAGGCTTTAATTTGATCATGCCCCTACAACTTACATCGAGTCCTGAAATGGTTTTATGGGTCAATCGTGGTTGGATGCCTCGTAGCTTTGAGAAGATAAATCAAGTATCTCAAGTAAAGACCAAAACAGAAATAGTGACTATTGAAGGTATTGTGTTTCCAGACAGCGGTAAAACATATCAACTTGCGCCTGAAGTGGAAAATAAGGCGAGTGATGATTTAAAAATTCAAGAGAATCTTGTGATTGAACAAACATCTTTTTTAGGAAAGCAAGTATTACCTTTTGTATTACGTGAACAAAATAGTCAAAACGACGGTTTAGATAAATCGCCACCAGCCTTTCAATCTGGCGTTAATACACATTACGGTTATGCGTTTCAATGGTTTGGGTTAGCTTTAATGACCTTTTTGTATTGGGGATTTACAGCTTTCCGCAAAAGATCGTAA
- a CDS encoding COX15/CtaA family protein has product MTWKLIIQLGLIALFVGAIPLLITAYKGNLQNLHRFVWLLIFLTFDLILFGAFTRLTDSGLGCPDWPGCYGHSNPLLAMQHIQEAEQQMPFGPVTVTKAWIEMLHRYFASGLGFLILSLTIMAWLKRKEFGHRIFLFSLGLFFLVCLQGAFGAFTVTFRLQPLIVSIHLILALCFIMGLTALSGLTQQKHQILKPQKYIKAIPLLAILIVFSQILLGAWVSTNYAVLACSGFPMCNEEWVPQMDFLNGFTWWRELGKTASGEYLPIEALIAIHWTHRLGAMITTLTVATFLYYLAKIKPAGNLNFQMEAKYWSRFVLLVLCAQILSGLSNVIFQWPMIAALIHTGGAAALIIGLTKLLLLSFQKSLSK; this is encoded by the coding sequence ATGACCTGGAAGTTAATAATTCAGCTTGGATTGATTGCTTTATTTGTTGGAGCAATACCGCTCCTTATAACTGCTTATAAAGGTAATTTGCAGAACTTACACCGTTTTGTGTGGCTTTTGATTTTTCTAACCTTTGATTTAATTCTTTTTGGGGCATTCACTCGATTGACTGACTCTGGACTCGGGTGTCCAGATTGGCCGGGTTGTTATGGCCACTCGAATCCACTATTAGCCATGCAACATATTCAAGAGGCAGAGCAACAAATGCCTTTTGGGCCGGTAACCGTAACTAAGGCATGGATCGAAATGTTACACCGTTATTTTGCTAGTGGATTAGGATTCTTGATACTTAGCCTTACGATAATGGCATGGTTAAAAAGAAAAGAGTTTGGCCATCGCATCTTCCTATTCTCCCTGGGACTTTTTTTCCTGGTTTGCTTGCAAGGCGCCTTTGGTGCTTTTACAGTCACTTTTCGTCTTCAGCCGCTCATTGTATCGATTCACCTCATACTTGCCTTATGTTTCATCATGGGGCTCACAGCGTTATCTGGACTAACTCAACAAAAGCATCAGATATTAAAACCTCAGAAATATATCAAGGCAATACCACTCTTGGCGATTCTGATCGTCTTTAGTCAAATACTATTAGGAGCATGGGTTAGTACGAATTATGCTGTCTTGGCTTGCAGTGGTTTTCCAATGTGTAATGAAGAGTGGGTTCCACAAATGGACTTCCTAAATGGATTCACGTGGTGGAGAGAGCTTGGTAAAACTGCTTCAGGGGAGTATTTACCTATTGAGGCTTTAATTGCGATTCATTGGACACACCGATTAGGAGCAATGATTACAACGCTAACGGTGGCGACATTTTTGTATTACTTGGCAAAAATCAAACCAGCAGGAAATTTAAATTTTCAAATGGAAGCAAAGTACTGGAGTAGATTCGTTTTACTCGTGCTTTGTGCTCAAATTTTAAGTGGCTTATCTAATGTGATTTTTCAATGGCCGATGATTGCAGCATTAATCCACACTGGTGGAGCTGCTGCTTTGATAATTGGTTTAACTAAGTTACTATTACTCTCTTTCCAAAAGTCTTTATCAAAATGA